A region of the Mytilus galloprovincialis chromosome 1, xbMytGall1.hap1.1, whole genome shotgun sequence genome:
ACAAAATATATCGATTACGTGATACTGTTGTTATACCTTAAGTctattaacacaaaaatgtaGTAATTATCTGTTATTATCCCTCTTATACCTGTCAATATAAACAAGTGTTGATCTACTGACCGATTAGGCCGTTACAATATCCCCCAGAGGCAACTATTATAGGACAATTATCTCTTTTCGCAATGCACGGGAAATCCTCATCGCTGACCCCGTGTATTATAATCTAATTGATCAAAATTATTAAATGATTACTTAATTTTCCTGTCTTTTGAAACTGTATTCTTATTCTAACCCCCTGGAGAGGCAAATCAATTAGATAATAACACGCAAACGATTGTAATCACGTGACAGTTGAAGGTCGTCAATGACACTGATAATTCAATGAAGTGAGTAAACACAACAGGAAATGTAGTCCACTATATAATATTGTCAGAATATCAGATTTTTCAAAACTGTTAAAAGAAACGGGTAAGTGAATACagtaaatttttattatttgaatatattttataagttggagaatattttattttacactttaaaaacaaacttttCATAATAATCTCTGGCGTAGTAATTGTGTCCTGAATATAGATAAACACATAGCTTTTAACCGCGGTTGTAATGTTCCATTAATAGAATAAAAGAGGCGGTATTTTATGACGTTGAATGTTTTTCATTGGCTGGCAATAAGCTGTCTGATTTGTCACACAGATAATAGTGTGCAGAACACATTCAAATACACGGTATAAAGTAGGGCAAACATTCATTACATCTCAGCAGTTGAACTAGACACTCAAAGGacataatataaaatacatttttttctatatattattttattttgtttatgacattttcatTGGAACTCATGTGTTAGCATTGATAGTGTCAATTCATAAACGATTTATTCACGTATGTGTTCACTTGGTTTGTAAGCGGCTGTAgtttaaagtgttttatttttagtttccGAATGCCTTGCTTGGAGTGTGTAACCAATATGAGCGACGATTTCTGCAGTCGTGAAAGCTTAGGGTCGGTGCTACGGGAGGGGAAAACCGTTTTGATACTCGACTGTCGACCACAGGCCGACTTTATCCGATCTCATATCAAAGGATCTATTAACATTACATTGCCTGGACTAATGGTCCGACGATTGAAGAAGGGAAATCTTAAAATTCAATGTGTGATCCAAAACAACGATGCCAAAGACAAATTTAATAAACTATGGAAAACTCATGATGTTATCTTGTACGATCAAAGTTCCACGGATAATAATTGCAACACGTCCCAAACTGTagatttattaatgaaaaaactTCAACAAGATGGAGCCACGGCTAGAATTCTAGATGGTAAGTAAAACATATACTTAATTGAGTTTAATTTCCATTTTCAGAAGTAAACTTAACATTGTTTGAAGTcagaataacattttttttctaatcgaAATATACACTGATCATGTTTATGTGTATAGGTGACATCTTCCTTAATATATCTTGACGTATGCATAGCTTTCGGCATTTCTTTGATATCTAGTAGGATaaataacattttgtttattCACTTTGATGAATGGGTTTCGTTCGATTAACTTACACTGGACACTTACAAAAATTCCTTCAATTGTAACCTCCATCATAAATGTACACTTGTCTGTTAATTTCATTGAAGATAACCAAAAACTCTTATCAATGAAATTATAGATCTATGGTCTTTATCTGAGACAGGAAGCACGACctagatgataaaatatttgttatttggaTTGTATGCCAAAGTAAACATTTCTATCTCGGCTAGTGGCTAAGTAAATAAATTGGCTGATaacgaaactaaaattaaaaaaggcTCCGTAAGGAGATTTTATTTTTCCAATAACATAGTATTTAATCAAtctcttattttattttacaggagGCTTTGAAGAGTTTGAGAAAACCTCACGAGACTTATGCGAAGGGACCAATACTACGGATGAATCTATATATGGCTTATGTAACTTGAAAATATCTGACGACTCTGGAGTTGGAACTTCTGAATCCGACAACGACAATGTTAATTCTCCGTCACCTCGCTCACAATACCCAGTGAAAGTGCTACCATATCTTTACTTAGGGAATGCACAGAACTCAGCAGACTTGAATCAACTTAAAAAATTtggaattaaatatattttaaatgtgaCTCCTAACGTACCAAACAAATTTGAAATGGACAGTGACTTCAAATACTTACAGATCCCGGTGGCAGACCAACTATCTCAAAATCTCTCAGCTTTCTTCCCACAGGCAATAGCTTTCATAGGTAGgtacacattttatttcatgAGAACGACAAAAAGTTATCATTTATGTGAATGAAATTGATGGGTAATGAATTTCACCTCGCTTGACACGACATTATTAATGGAAATTTACAGGATGTACGCTTGTTTGATCCTCACATCCGGCCAATTCAAGCACAAAGTCTGGCTTTAAATGTTTGATTAGGGCGATCACCATAATTTACTATGAATATTAAATGACCTATTATGTACTCATTTTCGGTGGTTATATGCATTTTGTTGACAACCAAAGAAAACAGAGTAGGTCAGTAACGCTGACACATATTAAAAATGTCATTAGTATGCATCGATGCAGTGTAACTGTACATGTAGAttaagtaaatataaattaactgtaaCATCTTGCTTATAAAGTACTATGAGTCATACAGAAATTTATAAgttttcttatttgtattttcagaTGAGGCTAGAGAAAATGAATGTGGCGTATTGGTGCATTGTTTGGCGGGAATTAGCCGGTCTGTGACAGTAACCTGTGCTTATTTAATGCAAAAACAGCACATCAGTTTAAATCAAGCCTACGACCACGTGAAACAGTGCAAACCAAATGTATCGCCTAACTTCAATTTCTTGGGACAATTACTCGAATTCGAAAAATCCGTTTTGTGCCAAAATTCCACTCAGTCAGTGAACGAGTTCCACTTTCAGTGTAATGACAATGTTAAAGTTCCTACAACTCAACAGAATTGTGAGGCAGCAACGTGAACTTTTTGATCAATAGTGTTTGGTCAAAATTAAAAAGGACTTAGCAATCCGCCAAATGTCAAACATAGCGGCACCGAGGTCGGCACAGTCGAAGTAGACAATATTATAAATAGCCCAAGAAAGTCTTTCAGATTTTTTGTCATGAACATGAATACTGTGTATCAAAATATCTTCAAACGGCAGCTTTTGAACAACTATTCTCTCATTGGAAATAACCATTACAGTTGTCACAAAAATTCGACGGGTTCAGGTTGGGGAACGTGCGCACGTTTATTTCCCGCCAAAAGTGTTCATTCATTGACATTTCATAGTCTAATATCGTTATCAATCATTCACTTTtgttattcattattcattattcattgtTGTTATTACTCTTGAAAAAAAGAGATTAAAATGTCTCCAGTTAAAACTGTCTGCATTTTTAATAGTTTCCCTCACCAACGTACAACTTGAAAAAAACACGTAATTAATAATGTAttgttttaaatacatacatAACCGAGTCTAATTAACATAAGAATTTTTACACCTTCAACGTATACAGGAGAAACGCCAACCAATcgaacttttttatttcaatatcctGTAGCATGTTTTGTAGAAAATCTAGGACAACAACCCTTCTATCCACGAAAAAAACTAAATCATATAACTGAAACATGTGTTAAATGTTCACAGTCATGTAGATGTGACCTTTTGTTTATGAACCGTAATTGCAAATGTAAGTTATTCCTGTTTAGCATCTGTCATTTCTGCACAAGATTAATATGTAGTTAGCAATTATATAATGTTGGTTTGATGTGATGTATGGGAACATTTTTCTCAAGGATTTTTGGCACTTGAGCATGTTGATGGTATCAGAATAGGGCGTCTCAGTCTTTGTATCTGGCCTGCTTTTCATAGAAAACAATTATCGCTTGTGAGTAAATGGTATTATGACTAAAATCATTTGCAGTTCTGGTATTTCGATTCTTATGCTAAACAGTTATCAAATGTTAACTGCGTTGTATTTATAATGTAGTTGAAAGGTGACTAGAGGTGTACGGTGTCTTAAGCTCTATAGCTGGTTTGTATTTCACCAAAACAATATCGCTTTAGTGTGAACAATACTGTGACAAAAATCACAAGTAATTCAGTTCTCGCAGTTCGATTCATATGTCGGTATGTTTCTCAGTGACAAAAAAAAACTGCCTGTTATAAGGTTGTTGAAATATTACTAGAACGGCGTCTTAAGCTATATATTTAGCTTGTATTTCACTAAAACAGTTATCGCTTTTGTGTGAATGATATTGTGACAAAAATCACAAGGTATACGTCTAATACAGAGCTCGCATTTCGATCCATATAATATGTTTGTCAGTGACAAAAACTAAATACTGCATGGTATAAAGGCGGTGAAGAGTCTCCATATGATGAACTTAGCTGGGTTTTTCAGTCTCATCGGCTCTTTTCAAGTATCTATCAGTATTATGGTTCCGTATAGCAACCTCTAACTTTagataacacatttatttattatatgtattagAAAAGTGAGTTGAGCGAGAAACCAAGGAGAAACCGTTCAGCAAGTAAAACGTTAAAAAGCTTTTCATTATTCCTAAAATGAATATGACAAGTTGATAGCAATCTGACCCCTTTTATCTTTGAAGTGAATCACACAAGTTGACATTTCTGAAATTAGATAAGGGGTCCACTGAAATATGACACTGTGACAGTGCAACTCtcacagtcttcaacaatagcaaCTATCTGTACGATATTGGAAGCCTTAAATTGGCCCTTTACTGGATCGAAGATCTTCCATCGAAAAGTAAAGCTCTAAATTACAAATTATATTAAGGTGTATCTAATATCATCCAACTAAGAGATATGGGATctttgtatgtatatatgtaaacTTTGTTTTCATCATCAAATACATATCAGTACATACAAGACATGCTATATTCAATATAAACAATTTCAATTTATTCAAGATGCACTCGACTGCTATTAGCCAATATAATTATTGAAAAAGACATAATTTCAGCAAAGAAAATTGTTTGTCTTACTATATAGACTTTTTGTATAACttataaaaaggttttaaaatcTTAACCCTCCTCTTTTAATCATTTGCTTTGTTAGTTGTTGACACAGCAACATAGGCCTAGATTAAATTATTTTAGCTTTAATTTTCATACCGATAAAGTAAATagttatttcactttttgcaATAAAGTTATGATATGAAAATCTCCTTGGTGCGCCTCGTCGACTCTTAAGCTATTAAACACTTGTTAAGGTCAATATGCAGAAACCATATCGTATGAACTGTTtgctttttaaataaaattttatccCAGAAGTAGAACGAGTGTTTTATGGGGATTTATCTCTAATACACCTACACAATCAGCTGAGATAAGAAAAAATAAGATTACCTGAACCGAAAAtacccaaaatcaataccaaggAAGTTAATTACGTATTGGGAAAACCAGGTTTACCTGTATTTTACTGCTGATTGTCTAATGACCttggataaaacatttattaaaaaagaatCAATTTAGAAGTTAAGTGATATTATAGAACTTATAGCAGAAAGCTTTGGAAGCAAGGTTTTGACAGATAATGAAGTTTCCACTTCCTGTTCAGACGACATGGCGCCTTCATACATCACTTGTCAAATACTCACATCATGAGGTTATGATACGCTTTTTAACCACTGGTTTGGCATAAAGAACGATATATCAGAACGTGTTCAAGAGTTTCGGTACCATTACTAGGATTAAAGTTAAAGAAAGATTACCAAGAAGTCCTAAATACCATTTATGTTTTAATTAGCATAGTTCTGGTATTCTCAATGATAAACGAACAGAATATTTTTACATGTCCAGGATTTTTCTAActacttttatttatttctaaccaaacatcattattttaaaagaaaacataaacatcCTTCGTAGTttttaatgatttgtttatttgttttgattttgattatgtctgtgtattttatgtatatgtatCCTCTAACATATGGAATTTGATATGCAGATCATGTCATCACAATGAGGGCAACATAACTAATCCATTAGAAGAACACTTTTCAATTTAATTCAGTTTCAACACATCATTTATATCTAACATGCTTGTATTTTTGTTGATACCTTGATGTGCGATGTAATTATCTATGGCGCAAGTCCACTCTTTAAAACCCTGCCAAAAATCTGCATACAATTATGCTTGAATCGTCACCATTCATCACAAAATTTTCCACTGTTGGTAAACAAAATTCCAACATAATACCCTTTGTATAAGCAGTCAAAACTAAAAGTGTATGGGAAAATTGAACATATACATTGAAAATTTTAAGAAGTAGAAATTAATTTAAGTCAAACGAGCAGATTAACATTTTTCTCGTCCATTTATGGCCTATTTACATTCCGCAGGTTTCAGACGACTGTGATTTATTGAAACAGCGTGACATAGTTATTCATGTATATTGTGGTCGATTAGGGTTAGGTTGACGTACTGGTCTTTTTGTCTCTTTCTCGAACtattctttttttctgatttttttcaatattacttCAGGTGGATAAACTAAGTTAGTACACGATGTATATGTTTTCCAATATAAGCGACAGTAAATTATACAGTGTAAACAAAGGGTTATAGGATATAACTTTGTGACAACGATCAACTTAAAGTAATATCTGAATAAATTAAAATGCAGTACAAAAGCGTGAAGTACAAACAACCAGACAATATACTGAAAAGCAAGTTATAGGGATGTCACATTAATCAATGGTGAATTATTAGCTGAAATGTATGGACAAATTGCGAAAAAGTGTATTCTAACAAATAAGAACAGTTGCAACTTGACGTCACGCTTTCAAGAAGCAAAGTAACGGGCTTAACTATTTTGaccatctatcatgtctatgcaATTGTTCTACAAGTATATCTGGTTTCAGAAACCTCAGAGGAAAGGAAGATTGGAAGAACACTGTAAATGTTTAATATACCCCGGGGCATAATATTCTGTAGTTTTGTACCTCTTATCATTTCAAGTACAAATGTACAACATACTCGGGGCGGATCcaatcattttaaaaagggagggGTGGtctcaacccaggacaaaggaggGATTCCAATTATATGTCCCCATTctaatgcattgatcgtccaaaaaaaggggtcCAACctccggaaccctccccctggatccgccacttaaAGCTATCTCTTTTCTTgtcccagaaatagattaccttagccgtatatttggcacaactttttggaattttggatactcaatgctcttcaactttgtacttgtttggctttataactattttgatatgagcgtctctgatgagtcttgtgtagacgaaacgcgcgtctggcgtacttagttataattctggtacttttgaaaactatttacaccactgggtcgatgccactgctagtggacgtttcgtccccgagggtatcaccagcccagtagtcttcggtgttgacatgaatatcaattatgtggtcatttttataaatttcctgatagaagactttgaatttttcgtaaaactaaggattttcttgtccaggaatagattaccttagccgttattggcacaactttttggaattttggatcctcaatgctcttcaactttgtacttgtttggctttataactattttgatatgggcgtcactgatgagtcttatgtagacgaaacgcgcgtctgtcgtactaaattataatcctggtacttttgataactattgcaaATTGTACAAGATATTATTTTGTCGTCTAGTACGTTGTCACTCGCATGTCAATATTTTATTCCTTTAACTATTAAAAATAGGAATAGTATGGGACGGTCAATTTCGACATAAGACACACTATCGAAgttcaaatcaaaaataaaaccaGCAATCAAATAGGGTCATGACTTATTTTTTTGGTCGAAGGAAACTGAATATTATATTAACTCAATTAAAATGTTCGGAGTCGTTTTGAACTATGAGATATTTAAACATGAACATACTTTTCTAATGTATGGCTTAATTACATCTGACCACACTTGTtgatgtgtatatatttttttaactgttccttctatcaaaattcacgtgtCTTAAATGAAAGGACTGCCTAATAATCTCAGCTGGCTATACCCAGTGGTTACAATTTAGATATATAATTCTTAAAATGAGAAAGGTTACACTTTCCTATGATCAAAACGTGCTGATTATGATAAAATGTTAATGCTTTTATATATAGggataaagacaaaaaaaaaaacatcacaattaGCATAGCATTGTCATAATCATCTTTGTTGTTCTTTCTTCATCACGTTTCCAGCTTTGTTAAATATAAATGTTGTAAAGGTATGATATTGTATTATAGAGAAGTTTAAAAGTATGGTTTATTTGAATCTAATCCGTCCTGCTTTGAGCAAACGAAAAATTTAAGCAAG
Encoded here:
- the LOC143085230 gene encoding dual specificity protein phosphatase 7-like; translation: MPCLECVTNMSDDFCSRESLGSVLREGKTVLILDCRPQADFIRSHIKGSINITLPGLMVRRLKKGNLKIQCVIQNNDAKDKFNKLWKTHDVILYDQSSTDNNCNTSQTVDLLMKKLQQDGATARILDGGFEEFEKTSRDLCEGTNTTDESIYGLCNLKISDDSGVGTSESDNDNVNSPSPRSQYPVKVLPYLYLGNAQNSADLNQLKKFGIKYILNVTPNVPNKFEMDSDFKYLQIPVADQLSQNLSAFFPQAIAFIDEARENECGVLVHCLAGISRSVTVTCAYLMQKQHISLNQAYDHVKQCKPNVSPNFNFLGQLLEFEKSVLCQNSTQSVNEFHFQCNDNVKVPTTQQNCEAAT